A stretch of the Vibrio aphrogenes genome encodes the following:
- a CDS encoding transporter substrate-binding domain-containing protein: protein MYHRRKLSKLFLILIFSISPFSFAQDLDEIKRSGVLRHIGVPYANFIAYIHGNDYQSVSGLDVDLVKGFAQWLGVRYQYVPATWNNAIGKLTGKDIQYFNNQFHIGDKVDIEGDIIANGMTILDWRSQLIDFSDDYFPSAVWLVSVTNSTLRPIKPSGSLQDDIQTVRNLIKGRDVLALEYSCLDPNLYNLYETEANVVLPSEERNLNEMVPAILNNDAESTLLDVPDTLIALEKWPGKIKVIGPVSEEQTMAAAFRKDSPKLRAAFNEYLQIIKKDGRYQKLVEKYYPSVFDFYQDYFNGILSTS, encoded by the coding sequence ATGTATCATAGACGCAAGTTATCCAAGTTATTTTTAATACTTATATTTAGTATAAGTCCTTTTTCTTTTGCTCAAGATCTCGATGAAATTAAACGATCAGGCGTATTAAGACATATAGGTGTACCTTATGCTAATTTTATTGCCTATATTCATGGTAATGACTACCAATCTGTCTCAGGTTTAGATGTTGATCTTGTAAAAGGTTTTGCCCAATGGCTTGGGGTTAGATACCAATATGTTCCTGCAACTTGGAATAATGCGATTGGTAAATTAACCGGTAAAGATATTCAATATTTCAATAATCAATTTCATATTGGAGATAAAGTTGATATTGAAGGTGATATTATAGCGAATGGAATGACAATTTTAGATTGGCGTTCTCAATTAATTGATTTTTCAGACGATTATTTTCCTTCAGCAGTTTGGTTGGTGTCCGTTACTAATTCGACTTTAAGGCCGATAAAACCTTCCGGTTCATTACAAGATGATATCCAAACTGTTAGAAATTTAATCAAGGGTAGGGATGTATTAGCGCTAGAGTATTCTTGTTTAGACCCGAATCTTTACAATTTATATGAAACTGAGGCGAATGTTGTTTTACCGTCAGAAGAGCGTAACTTGAATGAAATGGTTCCTGCGATTTTAAATAACGATGCAGAAAGCACCTTGCTTGATGTGCCTGACACCTTAATTGCATTAGAAAAATGGCCTGGGAAAATCAAAGTGATTGGGCCTGTTTCAGAGGAGCAAACGATGGCTGCTGCATTTCGTAAAGATTCTCCTAAACTTAGAGCCGCATTTAATGAGTATCTGCAAATCATAAAAAAAGATGGGCGTTACCAGAAGTTGGTTGAAAAATACTATCCCTCGGTATTTGATTTTTACCAAGATTATTTTAATGGAATTCTTTCCACATCATGA
- a CDS encoding bifunctional diguanylate cyclase/phosphodiesterase: MNEKRLSSQKLLIIGAVILGCYLALILTVASLGQTRLKESQQREIQLKIESYATDLDNFFTSTQEQIDYLAKGKSMQTFFANLAAGMSYKYGLGASLNTLTRDLSNIVLNAKVNEQPIYSNFILTDYAGKVITATEKHHPQMMDVSEYRSISMGKSKFYPVKSRRGVYLKLVRPIQYEYNTVGFLLVDVNNSVIIELATSKEYSDTYSRMILQTDLGDLFIWDSFSDNLGYIRNYLDNSLSFEIPIAKTNFKLKTWVQSLEAKDVFTSRWFVVALAFLSVPVIAGLYYIFKINSTNLVLRTTIAENNKKKLVLEEKNNQLLIEIDKRRELERLLAYQATHDALTGLVNRKVGNELLESELMNAKAHGSQLMIMFIDLDSFKQINDTLGHLAGDKVLRESTKRILSLIDEADILSRFGGDEFLLIKPNLISMEWAREFAKKILDVFSLPFSWGNKEFFISISIGISIYPDDAENSHQLLANADTAMYKVKESGRNAFHFYSAKMNIDLERSLALDSRLRQALTAERLQLYYQPIIDLKTQKIVGAEALMRWHDEQFGFVAPDEFIPLAEKNGLIHQLGEFALNSACLQAAQWQSISPIHISINVSSVQFRYHDKLFELINSALAQSGLPPEKLDIEITESLLFDHDDGVLAMLEKLRSMGTLLTIDDFGTGYSALSYLQKFPFDRLKIDRTFTCNLGREKSDRELVSAIIAMAKALHLHVVAEGIETQEQFEFLAERDCEYGQGYLFMRPIPVDEFTQLLLADQQHDNGHHGV; this comes from the coding sequence ATGAATGAAAAAAGGCTCTCTAGCCAAAAGTTATTAATTATAGGTGCGGTGATCCTTGGGTGTTACTTAGCCCTGATTCTTACCGTGGCAAGCTTGGGACAAACGCGTCTAAAGGAATCTCAGCAAAGAGAAATTCAGCTAAAAATTGAAAGTTACGCTACCGATTTAGATAATTTTTTTACTAGCACTCAAGAACAAATTGATTACCTTGCAAAGGGTAAGTCAATGCAAACCTTTTTTGCTAATTTGGCGGCAGGGATGTCATATAAATATGGTTTAGGGGCCAGCTTAAATACGTTAACTCGTGATTTATCGAACATAGTGCTTAATGCAAAGGTCAATGAACAACCTATTTATTCCAACTTTATACTGACCGATTATGCTGGTAAGGTGATCACCGCCACGGAAAAGCACCATCCACAAATGATGGATGTGTCTGAATATCGAAGTATTTCAATGGGTAAAAGCAAATTTTATCCAGTGAAAAGTCGTCGTGGTGTGTACTTAAAATTAGTGCGCCCAATACAATATGAGTACAACACGGTGGGCTTTCTTCTGGTTGATGTGAATAACTCGGTTATTATTGAATTAGCGACATCAAAAGAATACTCCGATACCTATAGTCGCATGATTTTACAAACGGATTTAGGTGATCTTTTTATTTGGGATTCATTCTCGGATAACCTCGGTTATATTCGTAATTATTTAGATAACAGCCTTAGTTTTGAGATTCCAATTGCAAAAACTAACTTTAAGCTAAAAACGTGGGTACAATCTTTGGAAGCCAAAGATGTATTTACCTCTCGCTGGTTTGTGGTTGCGTTGGCGTTTTTATCCGTGCCTGTTATTGCGGGTTTGTATTATATCTTCAAAATCAACAGTACTAATTTAGTTTTAAGAACCACGATTGCAGAAAATAATAAGAAAAAATTAGTATTAGAAGAGAAAAATAATCAGCTGCTTATTGAAATCGATAAACGACGAGAGTTAGAAAGGTTATTGGCCTATCAAGCCACCCATGATGCATTGACTGGCTTAGTCAATCGAAAAGTGGGGAATGAGCTCTTAGAATCAGAATTAATGAATGCCAAAGCCCATGGCTCACAGCTGATGATTATGTTTATCGACCTCGATAGTTTCAAGCAAATCAACGATACATTAGGGCATTTGGCTGGTGATAAGGTTTTACGTGAAAGTACCAAAAGAATTTTGTCCTTGATTGATGAGGCTGACATTCTTTCACGGTTTGGTGGTGACGAATTTTTATTGATAAAGCCGAACTTAATCTCAATGGAATGGGCTCGTGAGTTTGCGAAAAAGATATTAGATGTGTTTTCTTTGCCTTTTTCGTGGGGTAATAAAGAATTTTTTATCTCTATTAGTATCGGCATTTCTATTTACCCAGATGATGCTGAAAATAGCCATCAATTGCTCGCTAACGCTGATACAGCAATGTATAAAGTAAAGGAAAGTGGGCGGAATGCTTTTCATTTTTATAGTGCCAAGATGAATATTGATCTTGAGCGTTCACTTGCCTTAGATAGCCGTTTGAGACAAGCATTAACCGCAGAGCGATTGCAACTTTATTATCAACCGATTATAGATTTGAAGACTCAAAAGATCGTTGGTGCTGAAGCCTTAATGCGTTGGCATGATGAGCAATTTGGTTTTGTTGCCCCTGATGAGTTTATTCCCCTTGCGGAAAAAAATGGCTTAATTCATCAATTAGGTGAGTTTGCTCTGAATTCAGCATGCCTTCAAGCGGCGCAATGGCAGTCGATTTCACCGATTCATATATCAATTAACGTTTCGAGCGTACAATTTCGATATCATGACAAGCTTTTTGAGTTAATCAATAGTGCGTTGGCGCAATCTGGATTACCTCCAGAAAAGCTGGATATTGAAATTACTGAAAGCTTATTGTTTGATCATGACGATGGCGTGCTAGCAATGTTAGAAAAATTACGCTCAATGGGCACATTGTTAACCATTGATGATTTTGGAACGGGTTATTCCGCTTTAAGTTATTTACAAAAATTTCCATTTGATCGATTAAAAATCGATAGGACTTTTACTTGCAATCTTGGTCGTGAAAAATCAGATAGAGAGCTAGTCAGTGCGATTATTGCGATGGCGAAGGCTCTACATTTACACGTTGTGGCAGAAGGCATTGAAACACAGGAACAGTTCGAGTTTTTAGCTGAGCGTGATTGTGAATATGGCCAAGGCTATTTGTTTATGCGTCCTATACCGGTAGACGAATTTACTCAACTGCTTTTAGCTGACCAACAGCATGATAATGGTCATCATGGCGTATAA